A window from Gossypium raimondii isolate GPD5lz chromosome 7, ASM2569854v1, whole genome shotgun sequence encodes these proteins:
- the LOC105786663 gene encoding uncharacterized protein LOC105786663, with protein MANLIHKLFKTRSTQGLILSFNAPQLQNPLPKLTPSLIPNQLHDFASTKPDFLNHPSFFLDPKSPKDGNFTEPSKFYPNFPFGYLLNPISLSGFDSLMAMEVEEGTTETEIWADSVKKKRKKKMNKHKYKKLRKRLRRKT; from the coding sequence ATGGCGAATCTCATCCATAAACTCTTCAAAACCAGATCCACTCAAGGACTCATCCTCTCTTTCAATGCCCCACAACTTCAAAACCCACTCCCGAAACTCACTCCTTCACTTATTCCCAATCAACTCCATGATTTTGCATCAACCAAACCTGATTTCCTCAACCACCCAAGTTTTTTCCTCgatccaaaatccccaaaagatgGCAACTTTACTGAACCTTCGAAGTTTTACCCCAATTTCCCTTTTGGGTATTTGTTAAACCCCATTAGCTTATCTGGGTTTGATTCATTAATGGCAATGGAAGTGGAAGAAGGGACAACGGAGACTGAAATTTGGGCTGATAGtgtgaagaagaagaggaagaagaagatgaataagCATAAGTACAAGAAGCTAAGGAAGCGTCTGAGAAGAAAGACATAG
- the LOC105786669 gene encoding 28 kDa ribonucleoprotein, chloroplastic — protein sequence MSSITKPISMADSCCLVCIPSLFTTCSKSPSILSFPPKRINLLLSSSHSSTSLTLKTKAHFSSLVSFVAQTSDCAQQEEENDATITIDDEESGIEAKWENDESDGPEGEDAVFEEQSGDSEEEGSEPSEEAKLFVGNLPSDVDSQSLAMLFEKAGTVEIAEVIYNRDTEQSRGFGFVTMSSIEEAEKAVEQFNRYDLNGRLLTVNKAAPRGSRLDRPPRVFERAFRVYVGNLPWDVDNARLEQVFSEHGKVVEARVVYDRETGRSRGFGFVTMSSETELNDAIAALDGQSLDGRAIRVNVAEERPRRGFF from the exons ATGTCTTCAATAACCAAACCCATATCCATGGCGGACTCATGTTGCCTCGTTTGTATCCCTTCACTATTCACCACTTGTTCCAAATCCCCATCTATCCTCTCCTTTCCCCCAAAACGCATCAATCTTTTGCTCTCATCTTCCCATTCTTCAACCTCTTTGACCCTCAAAACCAAAGCCCATTTCTCTTCTCTAGTTTCCTTTGTTGCCCAAACATCAGATTGTGCTCAACAAGAGGAAGAAAATGACGCCACCATCACCATCGATGACGAGGAAAGTGGCATTGAAGCGAAATGGGAAAACGATGAAAGTGATGGACCTGAAGGCGAGGATGCTGTTTTTGAAGAGCAAAGTGGGGATTCAGAAGAAGAGGGTTCTGAACCCTCTGAGGAAGCTAAATTGTTTGTTGGGAATTTGCCTTCTGATGTTGATAGTCAAAGTTTAGCTATGCTTTTTGAGAAAGCAGGAACTGTGGAAATTGCTGAG GTTATTTACAATAGAGACACTGAGCAAAGTCGTGGCTTTGGGTTTGTAACAATGAGTTCAATTGAGGAAGCTGAGAAGGCTGTTGAACAATTTAATCGTTAT GACCTTAATGGAAGGCTCTTGACTGTTAATAAGGCTGCTCCTAGAGGATCACGTCTCGACCGACCCCCTCGTGTTTTTGAACGTGCTTTTAGAGTTTATGTAGGTAACCTTCCATGGGATGTTGATAATGCTCGACTAGAGCAAGTCTTTAGTGAACATGGTAAGGTTGTTGAGGCTCGTGTAGTCTATGATAGGGAGACAGGCCGATCCCGTGGTTTTGGTTTCGTGACTATGTCCTCAGAAACTGAATTGAATGATGCCATTGCAGCTCTCGATGGACAG AGTCTGGATGGAAGAGCAATAAGAGTAAATGTTGCAGAGGAAAGACCAAGGCGAGGATTCTTTTGA
- the LOC105786677 gene encoding protein-L-isoaspartate O-methyltransferase 1: protein MMNLSTMIAYGYRHCTPPIKQLLNYTTFLHLHLHHHHHHHHLQGRPLSFNSLNLPNLNLLLTGNCLFFRMQRFWIGNGINKNKQMVEHLQRYGVISSMKVAEVMETIDRALFVPDGASAYADSPMAIGYNATISAPHMHATCLQLLEQNLQPGMHALDVGSGTGYLTACFAIMVGPQGRAVGVEHIPELVASSIKNIEKSAAAPLLKEGSLSVHAGDGRQGWPECAPYDAIHVGAAAPEIPQALLDQLKPGGRMVIPVGNMFQDLKVVDKNMDGSISIRSETSVRYVPLTSRDAQLRGY, encoded by the exons atgatGAATCTATCCACGATGATAGCGTATGGATACCGCCATTGTACGCCACCAATAAAGCAACTCTTAAACTACACTACcttccttcatcttcatcttcaccatcaccatcaccatcaccatcTTCAAGGCCGCCCTCTTTCCTTTAACAGTCTTAATCTccctaacctcaatctccttcTCACGGGTAATTGTCTCTTCTTCAGGATGCAG CGCTTTTGGATCGGAAATGGGATCAACAAGAACAAACAAATGGTGGAGCATTTGCAGCGTTACGGAGTGATTTCGTCAATGAAAGTAGCTGAAGTAATGGAGACTATCGATAGGGCATTATTTGTACCGGATGGGGCTTCGGCTTATGCTGATAGTCCAATGGCAATAGGTTACAATGCCACCATTTCAGCACCGCATATGCATGCTACCTGCCTTCAATTATTGGAGCAAAATTTGCAGCCCGGCATGCACGCTTTAGATGTTGGCTCAG GAACTGGATACTTGACTGCTTGTTTTGCGATAATGGTTGGACCACAGGGTCGGGCTGTTGGTGTTGAACATATTCCTGAATTGGTTGCTTCTTctataaaaaacatagaaaaaagcGCTGCAGCTCCACTGTTGAAAGAAGGTTCTCTCTCGGTGCATGCTGGCG ATGGAAGGCAAGGGTGGCCAGAATGTGCACCCTATGATGCTATACATGTCGGGGCAGCAGCACCGGAAATACCACAGGCTCTCCTTGATCAATTAAAGCCAGGTGGCCGAATGGTGATTCCCGTAGGAAACATGTTCCAAGACTTGAAAGTAGTGGACAAGAATATGGACGGTTCAATTAGCATTCGAAGTGAGACTTCTGTCCGGTATGTTCCTTTAACCAGTCGTGATGCTCAGTTGAGAGGTTACTGA